In a genomic window of Caloenas nicobarica isolate bCalNic1 chromosome 1, bCalNic1.hap1, whole genome shotgun sequence:
- the TOB2 gene encoding protein Tob2 → MHLEIKVALNFIISYLYNKLPRRRADLFGEELERLLKKKYEGHWYPEKPLKGSGYRCVHIGETVDPVVELAAKRSGLAVEDVRANVPEELSVWIDPFEVSYQIGEKGSVKVLYLDDSEGCSAAELDKEIKSSFNPDAQVFVPIGSQDNSLSNSPSPSFGQSPSPTFIPRSAQPITFTTATFAATKFGSTKMKKGGGAAGGGGGAGAGQQPRMVRSPTTNLLKHKGLSLSMHSLNFVGSAGSQAPQSQLSPNAKEFVYSGGSPGASSLFFDGIGSESQASSIPPASQFNAGTGGTFDMAQVFSGSTNSLFLEKSPFVEGLSYNLNAMQYPSQSFQPVVLAN, encoded by the coding sequence ATGCATCTGGAGATCAAAGTTGCTCTTAACTTCATCATCTCATACCTGTACAACAAGCTTCCTCGGAGGCGGGCAGATTTGTTTGGTGAGGAGCTAGAGCGCCTGctgaagaagaaatatgaaGGTCACTGGTACCCAGAGAAGCCTCTGAAGGGATCTGGCTATCGCTGTGTTCATATAGGGGAGACGGTGGATCCGGTGGTGGAGCTGGCAGCCAAGCGGAGTGGGCTGGCCGTGGAGGATGTGCGTGCCAATGTGCCGGAAGAGCTGAGCGTCTGGATCGATCCTTTTGAGGTTTCCTACCAAATTGGTGAGAAGGGCTCTGTCAAGGTCCTCTACCTGGATGACAGCGagggctgcagtgctgcagagctggacaaagAAATCAAGAGCAGCTTCAACCCTGATGCCCAGGTATTTGTCCCCATTGGCAGCCAGGACAACTCACTGTCCAACTCTCCGTCCCCCTCCTTCGGCCAGTCGCCCAGCCCCACCTTCATCCCTCGCTCTGCCCAGCCCATCACTTTCACCACTGCCACCTTTGCTGCCACAAAATTCGGCTCTACCAAGATGAAGAAGGGTGGAGGAGCcgcgggagggggcggcggagcaggggctgggcagcagccaaGGATGGTCAGGTCTCCCACCACCAACCTGCTGAAGCACAAGGGCCTCTCTCTGTCTATGCACTCTCTGAACTTTGTCGGGAGCGCTGGGAGCCAAGCCCCGCAGTCGCAGCTCTCCCCCAACGCCAAGGAGTTCGTTTACAGTGGCGGGTCGCCGGGAGCCAGCAGTCTCTTCTTCGATGGCATCGGCAGCGAGAGCCAGGCCAGCAGCATCCCGCCAGCATCGCAGTTCAACGCCGGCACGGGTGGTACCTTTGATATGGCTCAGGTCTTCAGTGGCAGCACCAACAGCCTCTTT